A single window of Trichocoleus sp. FACHB-46 DNA harbors:
- a CDS encoding TonB-dependent receptor, translating into MTSRPQFLSCSLGLLGVVPALIASPAWAQSSQITNVQLNPKDGGLEVVLETSNGAAVRALTTSSGNTLTTDITNAQLRLAGQESFRQTNPATGIAEVTVTSLTTNSVRVTIVGESAVPISALTRQGNTVFLNINSAGAIATETSPTESNTTESATTETNTTEADTTGADTETTTEAEATTEDDSAADSSADDESAEGESDAIRIVATDDEEEGYTVRRATSATRTEAPLRDTPRSIQVVPEQVLEDQRAIRVGEALQNVAGVAQDDSFGGTRDRFTIRGFSQDTFLRNGFRQNQRSLRESVNVERIEVLRGPASVLYGQLEPGGVVNLVTEQPLFDPAYSAELSVGSFGLFRPSVDLTGPVNNDGSVRYRLNAVFEGGGNFRDFDQDTDRFFVAPVLAWDIGDRTSVVFEADYLKDKRPFDRGIVAIGEGIADIPYDRVLGHPDDEGEVEEFSVGYQLEHELNDNWKIRNGLRFTKADTFDYRADSWFIQDSGQLDRRFLSNDDESDTLDVQTNITGKFSTGAIDHTLLVGVDFGRTSREGTQKSLPGDPDFPIDIFNPVYGDRPDISELTEPVRDDGSRINTVGLYLQDQIDLTDNLILLAGGRIDFFDQSTTNNLSGREFEQDDNAFSPQVGLVYQPIEPISLYGSFSRSFVPSRSIRADGSPLDPERGTQYEVGVRGEFLDGRLVTNLAAFELTKTNIATRDPNNRRFSVPVGEVRSRGIELDVTGELAPGWNVIASYANIDAEITKDNLLTVGNRLTNVPRNSGSLWSTYEIQSGNLQGFGFGAGLFFVGDRAGDLDATFELPSYVRTDAVVFYRRDNWRAAINIKNLFDINYVENSEGFREYISPGEPLTIIGSLSVSF; encoded by the coding sequence AGAATCTTTTCGTCAAACCAATCCAGCGACGGGTATTGCCGAAGTCACTGTCACCTCACTGACCACAAATAGCGTACGGGTGACAATCGTTGGAGAGTCGGCTGTCCCCATCAGTGCGCTAACTCGTCAGGGAAATACAGTATTTTTAAACATCAATTCTGCGGGCGCGATCGCGACTGAAACATCTCCCACAGAATCCAACACGACAGAATCTGCCACCACTGAAACAAATACAACCGAGGCAGATACAACCGGGGCAGATACTGAAACCACCACAGAAGCGGAAGCTACTACTGAAGACGATAGTGCCGCAGATAGTAGCGCTGATGATGAGAGCGCTGAGGGTGAGAGTGATGCAATTCGGATTGTCGCGACCGATGATGAGGAGGAAGGTTACACAGTTAGACGCGCCACCTCTGCCACCAGAACAGAAGCTCCGCTGCGAGATACACCCCGTTCAATCCAGGTGGTACCAGAGCAAGTCTTAGAAGATCAGCGAGCAATTCGCGTTGGGGAGGCGCTCCAGAACGTTGCGGGTGTCGCTCAAGATGATAGCTTTGGAGGAACGCGCGATCGCTTTACCATTCGCGGATTCTCTCAGGACACCTTTTTGCGGAATGGCTTCCGCCAAAACCAACGCAGCTTACGAGAAAGCGTCAACGTTGAGCGGATTGAAGTTTTGCGCGGCCCAGCTTCGGTTCTCTATGGACAGCTAGAACCTGGCGGGGTAGTCAACCTGGTTACTGAGCAACCCTTATTTGATCCCGCTTATAGTGCTGAGTTATCGGTTGGTAGTTTTGGGCTGTTCCGTCCCAGCGTAGACCTAACAGGCCCAGTTAATAACGATGGTTCGGTGCGCTATCGCCTCAACGCTGTGTTTGAAGGCGGCGGTAACTTCCGCGATTTTGATCAAGATACCGATCGCTTCTTTGTGGCTCCTGTTCTGGCTTGGGATATTGGCGATCGCACCTCTGTAGTGTTTGAGGCTGACTACCTCAAAGACAAGCGCCCCTTTGACCGAGGCATTGTCGCCATTGGTGAAGGAATTGCCGATATCCCCTACGATCGCGTGTTGGGTCATCCCGATGACGAAGGTGAAGTTGAAGAATTTTCGGTTGGTTACCAGCTAGAACATGAACTCAACGATAACTGGAAAATCCGCAACGGTTTACGGTTTACCAAGGCGGATACCTTTGACTACCGCGCTGACTCCTGGTTTATTCAAGATAGCGGTCAACTCGATCGCCGCTTCTTATCTAACGATGACGAGTCAGACACCCTAGACGTGCAGACCAACATCACCGGGAAGTTTTCGACGGGTGCGATCGACCACACCCTCTTGGTTGGGGTAGATTTTGGTCGGACATCGCGAGAAGGGACACAAAAATCTTTACCTGGTGATCCTGACTTCCCGATTGATATCTTTAATCCGGTTTATGGCGATCGCCCTGATATCTCGGAACTGACTGAGCCAGTTCGGGACGATGGCAGTCGGATCAATACGGTAGGGCTTTATCTGCAAGACCAAATTGACCTGACTGATAACTTGATCTTGCTTGCGGGTGGACGCATCGACTTCTTTGATCAATCCACCACCAACAACTTGTCAGGCCGAGAGTTTGAGCAGGACGATAATGCCTTCAGTCCACAAGTTGGTTTGGTCTACCAGCCAATTGAACCGATTTCTCTTTATGGCAGCTTCAGCCGCTCCTTTGTCCCCTCTCGATCCATCCGGGCCGACGGCTCTCCCCTAGATCCCGAACGTGGTACTCAGTATGAAGTTGGGGTGCGGGGTGAGTTTCTAGATGGTCGGTTGGTTACGAACTTAGCTGCTTTTGAGCTGACGAAAACCAACATTGCCACCCGTGACCCCAACAACAGACGCTTTAGCGTGCCTGTCGGTGAAGTGCGTAGCCGAGGGATTGAACTGGATGTCACCGGAGAGCTAGCTCCAGGTTGGAATGTCATTGCCTCCTATGCCAACATTGATGCCGAAATCACCAAAGATAACTTGTTGACCGTAGGCAATCGGCTGACCAACGTTCCCCGCAACAGTGGCAGCTTATGGTCTACCTATGAGATTCAGAGCGGCAACTTGCAAGGCTTCGGCTTTGGGGCTGGCTTGTTCTTTGTGGGCGATCGCGCAGGGGATCTCGATGCTACCTTTGAGCTACCTAGCTATGTCCGCACCGATGCGGTTGTCTTCTACCGTCGGGATAACTGGCGAGCTGCGATTAACATCAAGAACCTGTTTGATATCAATTATGTCGAGAACAGTGAAGGCTTCCGCGAATATATCAGCCCCGGCGAGCCCCTCACGATCATTGGTTCCTTGTCTGTATCGTTCTAA
- a CDS encoding ABC transporter substrate-binding protein produces the protein MLRVVRQLKFYSQEMGKIWRSQLPSVMQGYRDRWLRLSLLLLLTLMTTVACGRDVVSDSDSQPSLSTPTTTETRSVQHAMGTTQVPAAPQRVVSLSWLDTVLSLGVQPIGSNQVNDSYLQERAAGIPNVGRSGAPSLEKILALKPDLILGWQTDHKAIYPQLSRIASTVIDSGEGSGAWKKTLQLYAQALGKTAEAEQLMAKYKARLAEFKQKMGASGSQPDQTQVSVVRVYPDGISLYLKDSFCGTILADAGLSRPSTQSLSASEAKALGGNPVQLSISRELLSQADGDVLFVWTGENDAKSAQAAQKQLEQLKSDPLWANLKAVKQNRVYQVPKYWIGSGPIAANLVIDDLFKYLVDEA, from the coding sequence ATGCTCAGGGTGGTTCGACAACTCAAGTTCTACTCACAAGAGATGGGAAAGATCTGGCGATCGCAACTGCCATCAGTCATGCAGGGATATCGCGATCGCTGGCTGCGGTTGAGTCTGCTGCTCTTGCTCACCCTCATGACAACAGTTGCCTGTGGTCGAGATGTCGTTTCTGATTCTGACTCTCAACCGTCATTAAGCACTCCTACCACTACCGAGACGCGATCGGTTCAACATGCGATGGGGACGACTCAAGTGCCTGCCGCTCCCCAGCGAGTTGTGTCTTTGAGTTGGTTAGATACTGTGCTCTCCCTCGGTGTACAACCGATTGGTAGCAACCAAGTGAATGACTCTTATCTGCAGGAGCGGGCGGCGGGTATTCCCAATGTGGGGCGGTCTGGTGCTCCGAGTCTAGAAAAGATTTTGGCACTCAAGCCTGATCTGATTTTGGGGTGGCAGACAGACCACAAAGCCATCTATCCGCAATTGTCTCGCATTGCGTCTACGGTAATTGATAGTGGAGAGGGTAGCGGAGCTTGGAAGAAGACATTGCAACTTTATGCCCAAGCCCTTGGCAAAACGGCTGAAGCTGAGCAACTAATGGCCAAGTACAAAGCCCGTTTAGCAGAGTTCAAACAAAAGATGGGTGCCTCTGGTTCCCAGCCAGATCAAACCCAGGTATCAGTGGTGCGTGTTTATCCAGATGGCATCAGCCTTTATTTAAAGGACTCCTTCTGTGGCACGATTTTGGCGGATGCGGGGTTATCTCGTCCGTCTACTCAAAGTTTGAGTGCTTCAGAAGCAAAGGCTTTGGGTGGCAATCCGGTGCAGTTGTCGATTAGTCGAGAGCTATTGAGTCAGGCAGATGGAGATGTCTTGTTTGTCTGGACAGGGGAGAATGATGCCAAATCAGCTCAGGCTGCTCAGAAGCAATTGGAGCAACTCAAGTCTGATCCCCTCTGGGCGAATCTAAAAGCTGTGAAACAAAACCGTGTTTATCAAGTACCCAAGTACTGGATTGGCAGTGGCCCGATCGCAGCCAATTTGGTTATTGATGACTTGTTCAAATATTTGGTCGATGAGGCTTAG
- a CDS encoding DUF1636 domain-containing protein: MSQHTLFICKGCGPDRKGSSPHLLDEVLASNADQASGLQIEATSCLWTCDRPCSASLICPGKYSYHFTDLSPDQASDLLTFAAQYQDSGDGYVKPPKMPESLLPKLLVRIPSPPAA, encoded by the coding sequence ATGTCTCAGCACACCTTGTTTATTTGTAAAGGCTGTGGTCCTGACCGCAAGGGCAGTTCGCCTCATCTCCTCGATGAAGTATTGGCATCTAATGCAGATCAAGCATCCGGGTTGCAGATTGAAGCAACAAGTTGTTTATGGACCTGCGATCGCCCCTGCTCTGCCTCCTTGATCTGTCCCGGCAAGTACAGCTATCACTTCACAGATTTGTCACCGGATCAAGCCAGCGATCTGTTGACTTTTGCCGCTCAGTACCAGGACAGTGGAGATGGCTATGTCAAACCGCCCAAGATGCCAGAATCGTTGCTGCCTAAACTGCTAGTCCGTATTCCTTCGCCTCCGGCTGCTTGA
- a CDS encoding MFS transporter has protein sequence MEPNQPTSLRKFLILWSGQVASVLGTEMTNFAITLWAWELTGQATPLALIFFFTRTPKVIAASFAGVLVDRWNRKQLMMIGDGMAGISTVVLLSLLLTDQLAIWHLYVAGAVNGLFGYFQDLAYSTSMSQIVPKQHYARATAMDSYLTYSGSAILAPAIAGILYPLIKLPGILLIDLVTFLIAVGTVWFTTIPQPKVEAKPFSREQLWEEFTFGFRYIFRHPSLLAILLFLLNSNLLTNAAWAIQPVMILARSQDNATALASVQAAIGIGGVVGGVLLSVWGGPKRRIHGLLLGQTFGELSSVFLGLSNSLPLWMGTGFLAAIFSPFIGSSNQAIWLSKVDPAVQGKVFASRYLIAQLAAPLGLAIAGPLADKVFEPAMQPGGFLTPLFSGIFGTGNGAGMALQFTLFSILGVLVGVGGYAFRTLRDVETLVPDYDIKTSDPTRSLVGKER, from the coding sequence ATGGAACCCAATCAACCTACTAGCCTGCGGAAATTTCTCATTCTTTGGAGTGGGCAGGTAGCCTCAGTGCTCGGCACAGAGATGACCAACTTTGCGATCACGCTTTGGGCTTGGGAACTCACAGGTCAGGCAACTCCGCTAGCTTTGATTTTTTTCTTTACTCGCACTCCGAAGGTAATTGCGGCTTCCTTTGCAGGTGTACTCGTCGATCGCTGGAATCGCAAGCAATTGATGATGATCGGCGATGGCATGGCAGGGATATCTACGGTGGTGCTTCTCAGCTTGCTGCTCACTGATCAGTTAGCGATTTGGCATCTGTATGTTGCGGGAGCAGTGAATGGTCTGTTTGGTTACTTCCAAGACCTGGCCTATTCTACTTCCATGTCGCAGATTGTGCCTAAGCAGCACTATGCCAGAGCCACCGCGATGGATTCCTATCTCACCTATTCCGGTTCGGCAATCTTAGCTCCGGCGATCGCAGGTATTCTCTATCCACTGATTAAGCTTCCAGGCATCCTCCTGATTGATCTGGTCACTTTTCTGATAGCGGTTGGCACCGTTTGGTTTACGACCATTCCTCAACCCAAAGTTGAAGCGAAACCGTTCTCCAGAGAGCAGCTTTGGGAAGAGTTTACCTTTGGTTTTCGCTATATTTTCCGCCATCCCAGTTTATTAGCAATTCTCCTGTTTTTATTAAATTCTAATCTCCTTACCAATGCAGCCTGGGCGATTCAACCTGTGATGATCTTGGCGCGTAGTCAAGATAATGCCACAGCCCTTGCTAGTGTTCAAGCCGCGATCGGGATTGGGGGCGTGGTTGGCGGTGTCCTGCTGAGTGTCTGGGGCGGTCCCAAACGACGCATTCATGGTCTACTCCTAGGCCAAACTTTTGGTGAACTCAGCAGTGTATTTTTGGGATTATCAAACTCCTTACCGCTTTGGATGGGCACAGGGTTTCTGGCTGCTATCTTTTCTCCGTTTATTGGTAGCTCCAATCAAGCGATTTGGCTCTCCAAGGTTGATCCAGCGGTTCAGGGAAAGGTGTTTGCCTCGCGTTATCTGATTGCGCAATTGGCGGCACCTCTAGGACTGGCGATCGCGGGTCCCTTAGCTGATAAAGTCTTTGAGCCTGCCATGCAACCCGGAGGCTTTCTCACGCCTCTTTTTAGCGGTATCTTCGGCACAGGAAACGGTGCAGGCATGGCGCTGCAATTCACTTTATTCTCTATTTTAGGCGTGCTGGTAGGTGTAGGCGGATATGCTTTTCGTACTTTACGAGATGTAGAAACACTGGTACCTGATTATGACATTAAGACCTCTGACCCAACCCGTTCTCTAGTAGGAAAGGAGCGCTAA
- a CDS encoding acylase: MKYFLSRLSQRQLIRLYSLLLAIVLILIIITSGPLGQAASTEILWDTYGVPHISSNRTPDLFRAFGWAQMQSHANLLLRLYGQARGRAAEYWGEDYAESDQWVRKMGIPERSQAWYKAQTPKFRQYLDTFAAGINAYAKAHPDQIEDDLKAVLPISPVDVLAHTQRVLHFTFVVNPEELQATLAKADPGEPVGGSNGWAIAPSHSASGKAMLLANPHLPWADLFLWYEAQITALGIDAYGATLVGVPVLAIAFNDAMGWTHTVNTYDGWDAYALTSRDGGYEFDGQVRPFDTETQTLKVKQKDGSWQEQTLTIQRSVHGPVVAEPKGQAIALRVSGLDRARGLEQWWKMACATNLSEFETALKRMQLPMFTVLYADRDGHILNFFNGQVPVRQEGTFADWSGVIPGNTSKTLWTRIHAYEDLPRVVDPKTGWLQNANDAPWTTTLPAALNPDDFPAYIAPRDVLYFRAQRSLRMLMEDPKISFEELIRYKHSTRMELADRILDDLTTAAKSSTDPLIKQAIAVLQKWDRQAEAKSRGAVLFKAWNDLMDRSKLFAIPWDEKSPLTTPDGLADPEAAITALKTAATELLKNYGALDIAWGDVFRLKSEANNLPANGGPGGLGIFRTVNYTPAEEGQFQAIDGDSFVAVIEFSNPVRAQALTSYGNATQPDMLQGSDQLTLMSQKKLRPVWRSRRDILAHLKSRTVNFGKD; this comes from the coding sequence ATGAAATATTTCCTTTCTCGCCTGTCTCAGCGGCAACTTATTCGGCTGTACTCATTGCTGCTAGCCATTGTATTGATATTAATCATCATCACCTCTGGCCCGTTGGGTCAAGCTGCCAGCACCGAGATTTTGTGGGATACCTATGGAGTGCCACATATCTCTAGCAACCGCACACCCGATCTGTTTCGCGCTTTTGGCTGGGCACAGATGCAGAGCCACGCCAATCTCCTATTGCGGCTCTATGGTCAGGCTCGCGGGCGGGCAGCGGAATACTGGGGCGAAGACTATGCGGAATCGGATCAATGGGTGCGTAAAATGGGCATCCCAGAGCGATCGCAAGCTTGGTACAAAGCCCAAACGCCCAAGTTTCGCCAATATCTGGATACCTTTGCTGCTGGGATCAACGCCTATGCCAAAGCTCATCCTGACCAGATCGAGGACGATCTGAAAGCTGTACTTCCTATCTCACCTGTAGATGTGCTGGCACATACTCAGCGAGTACTGCACTTCACATTTGTCGTCAATCCAGAAGAACTGCAAGCGACACTCGCCAAAGCAGATCCCGGAGAACCCGTAGGCGGATCAAATGGTTGGGCGATCGCACCCTCTCACTCGGCCAGTGGTAAAGCGATGTTGCTGGCGAACCCCCATCTCCCTTGGGCAGATTTGTTTCTTTGGTACGAAGCTCAAATAACGGCTCTTGGTATCGATGCTTATGGTGCAACTCTGGTGGGCGTTCCAGTGCTAGCGATCGCCTTTAATGACGCGATGGGCTGGACTCACACCGTCAACACCTATGACGGCTGGGACGCTTACGCATTAACTTCGCGAGATGGCGGCTATGAGTTTGATGGGCAAGTGCGTCCCTTCGATACGGAGACTCAAACCCTCAAAGTCAAGCAAAAAGATGGTTCTTGGCAAGAGCAAACCCTAACTATTCAACGCTCGGTGCATGGCCCCGTGGTCGCAGAACCCAAGGGACAAGCGATCGCCCTTCGAGTATCAGGTTTAGATAGAGCTAGAGGTTTAGAGCAATGGTGGAAAATGGCCTGCGCCACCAACTTAAGCGAGTTTGAAACAGCTCTCAAGCGTATGCAGCTTCCCATGTTTACGGTTCTGTATGCCGATCGCGACGGACATATTCTCAACTTTTTCAATGGTCAAGTTCCGGTTCGCCAAGAAGGTACTTTTGCAGATTGGTCAGGCGTAATTCCTGGTAATACCTCAAAGACGCTGTGGACTCGTATCCATGCTTACGAAGATCTCCCTCGTGTTGTTGACCCCAAAACCGGTTGGTTGCAAAATGCCAATGATGCACCCTGGACAACCACCTTACCCGCAGCCCTAAATCCTGATGATTTTCCCGCTTATATCGCCCCTCGTGATGTCCTTTACTTCCGCGCCCAGCGATCGCTGCGAATGTTGATGGAAGACCCGAAGATCTCCTTTGAGGAATTGATTCGCTACAAGCACTCCACCCGCATGGAACTAGCCGATCGGATTCTGGATGATCTCACGACTGCTGCCAAATCCTCCACTGATCCCCTCATCAAACAAGCGATCGCAGTTTTGCAAAAGTGGGATCGCCAAGCCGAAGCCAAGAGTCGCGGTGCTGTTCTCTTCAAAGCCTGGAATGATTTAATGGATCGCTCCAAATTATTTGCCATCCCTTGGGATGAGAAATCTCCTCTTACGACCCCAGATGGCTTAGCTGATCCTGAAGCGGCGATCACTGCTCTCAAAACTGCTGCCACTGAACTTCTCAAGAACTATGGAGCGCTAGATATTGCTTGGGGAGACGTTTTTCGGCTCAAGTCCGAGGCTAATAATCTGCCTGCTAATGGAGGCCCTGGTGGGTTGGGCATCTTCCGCACTGTCAACTATACCCCTGCCGAGGAAGGCCAGTTTCAAGCCATCGATGGAGATAGCTTCGTTGCCGTGATCGAATTCTCTAATCCAGTTCGGGCGCAGGCTCTAACCAGCTACGGCAATGCCACCCAGCCCGATATGCTGCAAGGCAGCGATCAGCTCACCTTGATGTCCCAGAAAAAACTTCGCCCCGTCTGGCGATCGCGTCGGGATATCCTAGCTCATCTGAAATCTCGAACTGTCAACTTTGGCAAAGACTGA